The genomic segment ACTCAACTGTTTCATGGGAAGCCGTTTTGTGTGGATCCGGAAGGAGAAGAAGTCGGAAAACGTCGGACTCTGAGGATGAAACACCTCTGATTGATAATGATATCAACAAGCAAGATGGTGGATCTAAAAATGGTGCAGAATCGGCCCTAGAAAGTTCTTGTGAGGCTGATGAAATTATAGCCTATTCTCCCAAACGAGCAGGAAGTCCTTCAGAAGGGGATGGAGGGTCAACCTGGAAATCATTGAAAAGACTTGTCACCCCAAAAAGGAAAGCCAGGGATGAAGATGAAAGCAAAGACAATGTACACTCTGACAATGAAATTACCCAAGATGAGTCTTCCTTTTCAATAAAGAAACTCTTACcaggaagaaaaaagagaaagccTGCCGAAAAGCAAGACCAAGTATCTTCAGATGAGGCTGATAAGGACGTAGCTTCAGGTGATGAAGACTCTGAGACACCAGCCGTGGTTCCATTGTCTGAGTTTGATACAGTTGAGACAGAGGTTCACATCCAAACACAGGCAGACATGGAAAGTCATATACCTAAGGAGGCAGATCATGAACTCCATCAAGACCTTCTTGAAAAGGTGGCTGAGCCAGTCATACCTGGtgacagtttgcaaactgaagaaAAGAAAGCCCAAGCCAATGAAGATGCTTTAGAAAATAAGACATCTACAACCCCTGCTGCAAATGAAGAACCTGATGATTCTACAGAATCAAGCAGTAAACCACAACTCAGTGACATCCCAGAAGAGGCCACTCCAGCTTCATTCACTGAGGATGCAGCTAGAGATGACACCATAGCAGAGGATCTGATAGAGATCACATCTGAGGCCATTACTGCACCAGAGCCTTTAGACACCACTCTGGCAGATGAAACTGAAATGATTTCCGCAGTTTCCCAGTTATCTTCAGAGTCTTCAAAAACATCCGGCAACACTACACCAGTACCAGCAGAATATGATGTCCAGGAAACAGATGCACTTCTGCACAAGGTTGTTGAAACCGTCTCCAAAAGCCCAAAGGCAGTTCAGGTTTGTTCAGATGAGTTACAATCAGATAGAATGACTGCCTCTGACTTGCCTCAAATACTGGAAACATTTGTAAAGGAAGAGCAAACAACTCTAGATACAATTGACATTAACACAGGTCCAAATGTTGGAGAACTGGATGCAAATAATGAACTTGCATCTACCACACAAACAGAGAGCATATCTGAGGTCAATGACTCGGTTTCCACAGAGATTATATCTGAAGTTCCTACTGAGGAGTTTGACACTGCTGAAATTGCTGCAGATGAAGTACATGAGCTTGATGTTACACATCCAGAGGAAAGTGTCAAAGAATTGGATAGTATTGATGAGAGCCTAAATCTGGTGGAATCTGAgttaaatgtgtctgtgtgtacagaTATATTACCTGAAGGTGACAAAATTGTCCCAGCTGAAGGTTCTTCAATTGAGGCACATCAAACTGAGACACAGCCCCCAAAATTGGACTCTCAAAAAGCAGATTCAGCTGCAACAGCAGTGGATGAAACTAAGGATGGACCGATGGAGCAAGAAGTCAAATCTCTGACAGAAAAGGAAGGTCAGATCATGGAAAATATCACTGAACAAACTCAACATCAGGAAAAAGATCAGCCACCAACAGAGGTGGCCGTACATGCCACATTAGATTCAGAGGAGGCTAGTGTTGAAAAGGACGCAATATCAGAGGACATTCCAGCAGCCAAAACAGATACATGTGAACCCAAAGAGGAAACAGCACCACCAAGTGAAGTAATTATTAAGCCAGAGAAGGAAGATGAACTAGAAACAGATGCTGCCAAACCTGTACATGTTCAAGTACCAGAAGCATCTGAAGCTGTACAAGCCTCCACATTGGATTCAGAGAAGGGCGCTGTTCAATCACCAAAAGAGGTAAAATCAGAGGACTTTCCACCCGCAGACACAGATGAACCCGAACAGACAGCAGAGTGTCTCACCGAATTCAGCGTTGAGCCGGAAAACAAAGAATCACCAGTGAATGTTCAAGAAGACACTCCAGAAGCAGAAACAATTACAGTTGAACCCAAAGCAGAGACAAAACCTCTAACTGAGGACAGCCTTGAGCCGGTGGATACTGCCAAAACTGAAAATGTTCAAGACTCAGAAGTATCAGCGGCTGTTCATGCACCCACAATAGATTCTGTGGAGGGTAGTGTTCAATCACTTGAAAAAGAGGCAATATCAGAAGACACTCCAGAAGCAAAAACAGTTACAGATGAACCTGAACAGACAGCAGAGTGTCTCACCAAAGTCAGTGTTGAGCCAGAAAACAAAGAATTACCAGTGAATGTTCAAGAAGACACTCCAGAAGCAGAAACAATTACAGTTGAACCCAAAGCGGAGACAAAACCTCTAACTGAGGACAGCCTTGAGCCGGTGGATACTGCCAAAACTGAAAATGTTCAAGACTCAGAGGTATCAGCGGCTGTTCATGCACCCACAATAGATTCTGTGGAGGGTAGTGTTCAATCACTTGAAAAAGAGGCAATATCAGAAGACACTCCAGAAGCAAAAACAGTTACAGATGAACCTGAACAGACAGCAGAGTGTCTCACCAAAGCCAGTGTTGAGCCAGAAAACAAAGAATTACCAGTGAATGTTCAAGAAGACACTCCAAAAGCAGAAACAattacagatgaacccaaagaGGAGACAAAACCTCTAACTGAGGACAACCTTGAGCCGGTGGGTACTGCCAAAACTGAACATGTTCAAGAGCCAGAAGTATTACAAACTGTACAAGCTGCCACATTAGATTTGGAGGCAGGCAGCCTTCTATCACTTGGCAAGACAGTACTATCAGAGGACATTCCAGCAGTCAAAACAGTTATAGAGGAGCCCAAACAGGAACCCGATGTTAAGGCAGAAGAACAACAAGCAGAAGCTTCTGAAACTGAACATGTTCAGGAACCAGAAGTATTAGAAGCTGTTCAAGCACCAACATCAGATTTAGAGGTGGGCAGTCTTCAAtcacttgaaaaagaggttATTTCAGATGGTGTCCCAGTGGCAGAAACTGTAGCAGATGAAGCTGGAAAAGAGATAATACCTCCAACTGAAGTCAATTTGGAGCCAGTGGATACTTCCAAGGATATTCTAGCAGCAGAAACTGTTACAGAACAGCCCAAGCAGGAAACTGATGTTGAGCCAGAAGAACAACAACCAGAAGAAGCTTCCAAAACCAAACATGTTGAGGAACCAGAAGTGTTAGAAGCTTTTCAAGCACCAACAGCAGAGGTGGGCAGTCTTCAATCACTTGAAAAAGAGGTAATTTCAGAGGATGTTCCAGAGCCAGAAACAATAACAGTAAAAGATGATGCTGGAAAAGAGATGACACCTAAAACTGAAGTAAATTTGGAGCCAGTGGATGCTTCCAAGGATATTCCAGCAACAGAAATTGTCACAGAACAGCCCAAGCAGGAAACTGATGTTGAGccagaacaacaaaaaacagaagaagctTCCAAAACCGAACATGTTCAGGAACCAGAAGTGTTAGAGGCTGTTCAAGCACCCACGTCAGATTTAGAGGGGGGCAGTGTTCAAtcacttgaaaaagaggttATTTCAGAGGATGTTCCAGTGGCAGAAACTGTAGCAGATGAAGCTGGAAAAGAGACAATACCTCCAACTGAAGTAAATTTGGAGCCAGTGGATGCTTCCAAGGATATTCCAGCAGCGGAAACTATTACAAAAGAGCCCAAATGGGGAACTAAAATTGAGCAAGAACAAAACCTACCAGTAGAAGCTGCCAAAACTGAACATGTTCAGGAACCAGAAGTTTTACCATCTGATGTtactaaaaccaaaactaatgaagGGCCATCAACATGTGAGGATGTTGTTACAGAAAGTCTTGAGGGAGGTGTTGCTCAACAAATATTGTTAGAAGACATTTCCAAACCAAACGTTGACCCTGTCATTGCTTCAGTTACAGATGGAATCAAGAAAGAAGTAGTGGCACCACTGGATCAGTCTATAGAGATAAAAGAGGACCAGAAAACAGAGAGTATTCTGCAAGGTGGGATTGAGCAGGAAGACTGCGTATCTGATGCCGTAGACCAGTTACAAGCATCAACAGCAGTTTGTGTATCCTCTGTAAATGAGGAAGCAAGTATTGTGCAAGTCTTAGAGAGAGCTGTATTAGCCGAAACAACCCCAGCACCTTGTGTAGACCACGCTGAAGTTACAAATGAACCCAAACACGAAGCGAATCTCAGTGCGGTGCAAGTCAGTAttgagggagaaaaagaaactGAATTGCCAGGCAAAGAGATACAGAATGCTGCAGAGGAGCATGCCGTCGCGATGCAAGTAGTCACATGTAATCTCAAAGAAATGGCAGCTGCATTACCAGaatttttgatggaaaaaacatCAGCAATTACTGAACCCTTGATTGATAGAATGGCAAGTGGGCAAGTGTTCAAAGAGGAAGTTGAGACAGCCACGCCATTAGTGAAAGATAATGTGTCTGAGACAGCAGAGGCAGGCAGTGTGGTTGCAATGATGCATGCACCATCAGTAGAGTTTGATGACAATCACAGAATACAAGTACAAGTGACTGATGTTGGTATAAAATCAGCTGAGACAGCTGTGGACACAGTGCTAGAGGCAGGAGTAACGGaacataaaaaagtcatagatGTTTGTCatgaaacaattaaaaaagtagaaaatctTTCTGCAACTCCGGAAATGGAAGAGGAAATAATTCATGACGCAAACAAGACAGTCATTCAAGAAGTTATTCAACACGTAAAGGAGAACTTACCAGAGACAGTACCTGAATCTGTGGTTGTCAACTTGGAGCAAGAAGGTATAAAACAGACAGATGCTGTGAAAGAAATAAGTGCGATGGCTGGAAAGGAATCAATTGTAGTGGAGGAACAAAAAGTGATGGAGGATAATACCGCAACATTCAAGGAAAGACAAGACGACGCGCCTGCTGTCATCAGTGACGTCTCTGCAACTGAACAACTAGTGTCTGAGGATATCAAGCAAACACCTGAAATTCCAAAAAGTTCAGAAGTCTCTAGCCATGATCACAAAGAGGATTTGGAGGAAACAAAAGATGGTCACGTACAATCAGAACCAGTTATCACAACAAAGGAATtagatgtgaaaaaaattaaggAAGAAGTACAAATTCCACCAGTTGCCCAAAGTCCGACTGTAACACCAAGCAACGCTGGTATAGTAGCCACCCAAAACACTGGAGTAATCTCATCAGTAGGTAACGTGGAGGCCCCTTCTAGTCTTTCCTTTGAATTCAAATTTAACATACAGTTTGGGCAAGCAAAAGCAGAAGTTCCCCCCTCACCTACAACAGAAAGAACTGAACCTGTGAAAAAAGTAGACGTGTCTGAAGTTGGAGTTCAGGCAGAAAAAAACGAAGAGCCAATAAGACCAACACAAAAAGCAGAGAGCCAAAAACAGGCAGAGCTAACTGAGGTCACTGTTCAGGCAACAGAAATCATAGAACCAGCAGCAAAATTAGATTCAACAGAAAGACCTGTGATCACTACTCAACCTGTACTGCTGGATGTTTGCATCCAAGCCACGGAAAGAGTAGAATCAGAGGAACAAATCAAAGCAACAGAGACAGCAACCTCCAGTGTCCAGGCAGCAGAAATTATAGAACCAGTTAAGccaacagagaacagagaagtgATCCTGAGTCAACCAGTGCTCTCTCAATGTTGTGACCAAGAAACAAAAGTAGAAGAGCCTGTTaaacagaaagaggaggagactgACCAGGATGTGTGGATGGATGCGGAGGAAGACATTAACACTCAAGAGGAAAAAGTGGTGTCCCATCATGAGGTGGAAGAATCTCTTGAACCTCAGGCAGGAGGTGAGCAGGAGGAAAAGGCAGGACCAGAAATGCACAAAACAGCAGTAACTGTTGAAAATGATAGTGAAGGTGAAGATTTTGATGTTGCACTTGAGGATCTGGAAATTCCAACTGCAAGTGTCAGCATAGTGGAGTAGTATTCATTTCACTCAACTGCAGCGTGACTAACCGGTAAGCCTCTAACATTTACTCCTGTGCTAGTGTCATTTTTGCAAGATTTGTCCCATTATAATGAACTTGTTCTTAAACTGGAATCATGCATCACATTCATTGGAATATCCAAATTAATTACTAATGatgctactttttttcccccttcaagGTTGGACAATCAAAAAGGAAGGCGCTCAAGTTTGGAAGAAGTTTTCAAAAAGCCATCAACGAGTAGTAGTGACTGTGGTAGAAGGACATTACAGCAAACAGCATTTTGCTGTGTTAATTTGACGTTATGTTCAACCAAAAATATGCCAATATCTACTTGTCTTGATTTGTAATGTTGTTTAAtttcattatgtgtgtaatTAATGAGAAAGATCTGGCAAGAGAAGCATCAACTGGAAAAGTACTTGGTTTGGCTCAGGGGGCATGCAGTGTGACTTTTAGTTTGACAGTAAATTTCATTATTAATATGCATTTGTGCCTTTCAATAAATCTAATGGGTCATTGCGatacagtgtaattttatttaattatattattattattattaatcatgtCAGCTCTTTCACTTCTAAATCCTATTTTTGCAAATATTTACTAGTACATTCATACTTACTAGATTAATGTACATGATAGCAGTGATAGTagttttttcttcatgtttttttttgctttaaattcatttatgtatgtatttaaaatacataaattcatTATGTATGTGACCCAGGCACAGGACAAATGTTAATTTCCTAGGATGCTATTAATATATTAGTATATGTAGATATTACACAGCCTTTACTATgtatcatcattttttattgagtGTTATATCATTCAgtttttgtttagtcatttcacTTTAATACATGCTCCCATGGGATTTATGCAGGTAAAAATAATAGGTAGACCTGAGCATATGAGTATGACTGTATAATATCTTGTACATAACGACTGTTTTAATGCTTATACAGACAGAATTTGGCTCATTTTAAATCAACTAAAATTTCTACTTCTACAAATTTTAAGATAAAAGCATGAGAGCATGACACATATTTGCTTTGGCATCTTTGTTTTGAGTTAAATTAATCTTTACACATATTTatcattaatataataataatcagcaaAGCCTTAAACAATGATGGCAGCTTTACTTGTCCTGTTTTATTTcccagctgtttgtgtgtgagcctCAATGATCTCATGGTGTCACTTTTCCCCCATATATACTGACTTTTATTAAAATACTTGCTGAGCTGTGATGTCAACTAATGACATAATGCAAAACATAAACCTGAGttatatttgtgtatatgtTTACATACATATTGACCagtgttttattaataaaatattttatttgaataaattcATACCTGTATATTTAAAGTACTTCTTTTAttgcaaattatttgtgtatTGAAACATCTAGATTTAGATGATACTTACTCAATAAGTTGATATTTTACATGCAAACGCTGAAATATAATTGGCAAACATGTAAAacaaatactttattacatttgtcACACAGCACTCACACTCACAAGTGTTTCAAGTTCAtgattttaaacacattatcttgttttcttttttccactgCTGGTATCAGTCACAAGAATAATCACATGCTGAGTTAAGTCCCTTccctcctttaaaaaaatgtttagactTTTGCacataatgtaaaaatgactgaacATTGTTTGACGCAAAAATTATCAGACAAAACTCAACTGTGTTATCGGCTGTTCCCAAAAGTTTAAAAGTCCCACTGATGCacaggcctgtcacaataaccaCTTTTTGTTGGAAGACAAATTGCCCTAGAAATAACTGCGGTAAACAATGTTACTTTAATTTTAAGACGATTTAATGACACTGATTTGCTATTATAATAGCATAATAATGCAAATACACCCGTCTTAATGAGCAGTTCACGTTTAGTTGTGTGCGTGAGCagaaatgacaacaaaacaacacCCAAGTCTTATAACCTGTTGTTTATATGGCATCATGTTGGTGACATTCTTGTGTAAACACAATGGGCAATATCATACGGTATTTGGACGTGACTCTGATCACTTTTATTGACCTCTATAATTCCATATTgcagttattgtgacaggcttACTGCTACACTTTGTTTTTAGCCATGACCTTCAGTAAAACAgtcaataaatggtaaaaaaaaataaattaaaaaataaagaacaacaattgtgtgttgttgaaatatatatatatattgcccaACAGAAACAATAAGACATTCAAAAATATCCAGGTCCGCTTCACGATTTGTCACATATTACAGACAAAGTACCTGTTTATAGTGCAGCATTTTTCCTTTGCAGGTCCCAGCGTCCTTTATAGATTAGTGCATCATTGGAGGAGCAGCTCAGAAGATCATTTTTGCAAGTTCAAACATtacctacaagaaaaacaagcaatCAATGTTATATTGTCTAACTAACAAATGACGTATGCATTGTTAACTGAATAATAGAAAGAACATTCATCAGGAAATATTAATGAATTATAATATCTtacaattaatatttaaatacatgtagAGTTGCAATATATAGATTAattgatcaacagaaaaataatcaccaaCTATTATGATAACCCATTAATAACCCAATaatctttaaagtaattttcatGCAAATATGGCAAAAGaggctgttttcagcctctcaaaaaTGGAGCTATCCTGATTCTATtttatatcatatgaaactaaatattttggggttttaaactgacaaaacaagattaTTAAAGACATCACTTTGGCCATTGTGAAATTGGGATAAAtatctttctatttttttctgacattttttagaCCAAACAActtattaagaaaataattggcagattaatcgataaaggaaaataattgttagttgcagccctaaactCAAATAGACTAGTCAATGTTGAAAAGCAGAATATTATTGGCAAAAAGAAGATCCCAGGTTTGATAGgatgaataaaaacaagatcTCTATTATTTCCTTACCTCAATAGTAATGAGGATGACTATCATCCACTCCAACCTCAAGCTGTGCTTCTCACTCAGGTGGCTCCTCATCAGATCTGTTAACTGTGAACAATGTTCCAGCTTCTCGTTTACAACctggaaaaacaaagaaaatgtttagcttggacaaaaaaaaacccaaagtgCCTCTTACAACAAGTGTCAGAATGAGTTCTACCATTACAGCTATGGtgtcacattattttttctgaGGAGCTTTATTTACATTAACTCTGCGGTTGATGCTGAGGAACTGGCAGGTCTTATCGTAGAGCTTCTCCAGGTTTTCTCGGTCCCAGTAGAAATCAGGAGTCATGAGCAGGTCAGACCTCAGGTTTATACAGtgtctgtaaataaaaagtttttatacAGAGTCTGCCTTCTCTGAGTTTGAAACAAAAACAGTGGACCAATGATAGTTCTTGATATCTGGTATCAGATTACTTACTTAAGAATAACTGTAAAACGAAGTGATTTGAGTTAAGAAGCGGACATAAAACTGGACCTCATGTACAAACCACTCAAACAAACATCCGTGGCTTGCACAAGTAATATACAGtttcagtcaaaagtttggacacaccctctcattcaatggttttccattattattattattttttcaacattgtagattaatactaaGTTAATAtgtggaatttcttgccttcttaatgtATTTGAGaccatattctggtttgtttaacattttttgtttccTACATAATTTCATATGTGTCCCATCGTAGCtttgatgtctttaatattaatccacaatgtagaaaatataagaaaaagaaggaaaagaaaaagcactgaataagaaggtgtgtccaaattTGTCGCAATCACCAGTTTTCTTCTATTGTGTAATTTCTCTCAGTCACAAACACAATTTTTGAGTGGTTCAGACCTCTTGGAGTATTGCatacattcaaatatatataaattaataaataattataaaattatagaaagtAAATATTCCTGCATGATGCTCAGTGAGTGCAATTCCAAGAAAATACATGGATGTCAACAAATTTCTGTCACTGATAATCTTGCAGACACAAACTGAATTCCCAAAAAGGTTCCCTCTAAATAAACTATTATTAAGAGAAAACTTGAATTTACCTTAATGAGAACAGCTCGCCTATCTTCTTCATAACCTCTGCGGATGACAATTTAACTCTTTTGCCCGACTTCAGCGTCTGAGGACATAAACAGATTAGGAGCATCAGCATTAAGGGAAGCGCTGATGCATGATCTACCTAATGCACAAAAACAACCATTAcagataataaattatttagaaTGTGTTGCTAAGTCCTTATTAAGTGTCCACTGTACCTCTGGAATAGTTTGAATCGAGTCTACAAAGTTGTCTAAAAACACCTCCCATATTGCCAGCTtcactggggaaaaaaaacaggagtTTAGACTCAGAGGAGAGGCTGAGGACAGTGCTACCACAAAACAATCTATGATTTATATTTGaggtatgatttttttctcacctgACAGACACAGTGCATTGGAAAAGGCAAATTTCTCTAGAACAGTTTCTTGTTGATCCATGTTGTCACTCAGAATAAAGTTGCCACGTTCCAGCTTTGTGTTTCCTCTGAAAGAGAAACatttaaatttgacaaaaagCTACAGATcgtctgaaaataaaaaagcaaaagtgaAGATCGACTTACTCTCCAACAGTGTAGTTAATCTCCTCATTTTCCCAGTGGACTAAAGCTACTTCATAGGGCTGGAGCTCATGACGCTCCAATATTCTCATTGCACTTTTCATCtgtgaagacagaaaaaaagtacattgCCAAGAAAGTATGCGACAGTAAAAACGTAAACGACAAATACAATCAATTAAATATTATActtcataaaaaatatagtttgtTTACCGTTTTATCCTCAACATTCCAGAAAACGACTGAGCCTTCTCTGAAATTTCAGACAGATAAAATTatttgccacaaaaaaaaaagaaaaagttaccAAAACACCCATGGCTgggtatatttatttgtttgaacAACATCAATACTCAAGTTTTAGAACCGAttcctattttttttccaagtaaaaatatttttatacaacCCATGTCTTCATCATCTTACAAAACATGATAAACTATCAGTGCATAAACAGGAACTCAGCCTCAATAAAAAACGTTCTAAACTTagaaaagttaaatttaaatcTCAAATGATTTGATTAAAGAATTAAGCAATTTAAGACAATTTtcctgttttacatttttcttcttcttcctatAACCAATTGATAGCATTGCATACTCAGTAATCCTTGCAAATAATTGAGCATTAGATGATTTATATTTAAGACAAAGCCTAACCAAAGCACTACCTGAAGAAAAACATCAGAGCATCGTCATCTGGTTTAGCAGCAGAGTCTGTGCTTATCACCAGCACATTTGAAGCATCTGAAATGAAAACATgattgtcataaaatgtgttaGTTGTTCAAGCAGCATATATGACATTTAATCCCCTGTAGAGTATTATTTGAATAATGCATGAATCCTACCTCTTGGTAAATCTACCTCACTGAAGCCGTGGCTCATCAAGTCATGGCCAAGTGTTGGCAAATGATACTGATCTGCTGTTGCAAAGGCAATACATTGCATCATATCCTACAGGAAAACACAGGGTTTAAAATCACTATGATATACACATAATAAACAGTTAAAAGATGTGTCATTCATTATAGGACTAGCTGAATCACCATGTCCACATTCAGGGGAGGCTGATTGGCTCTAGAAGGTTGTTTCGTTCTTGGTCCTTTGGGAACCCGTTTTCCAGGCACGGTTGCTGCTGGTTTTAAACTCGCTTTTAAAACAGACTTCACAAGGTCGGCTGAATAAAAACGCTTCTGTCCACTTCCACATTCAGTCAGCCTCCCAGGCTGAGCTAACAAAGCACTGCCATGACTTTTAGATCCACCTAAAACAGGCAGAACATGTCTTATGTGCCTCTGCTGTTGGTGGAGAGTGTTTAAATGATAGGTCCTTGAAAAGATCCTTTGGGCAGGCCAGTTTGAGTGAGTCCTGGGTTTGGATTCATACTTGGGTGGTTGGGAGAGACAGGCTGAGGCACAGAAGTAGACTGGATTCCTCTCTACAGGCCGCTGAGCTCCAAGTCTGGACCACAACGTCCGGAGAAGCATCTTGCCATAGGACAGGTATACAGGTGAGCtgcaacacaaaacagcagcatAGGAGTTGCATCATGATATAGTATGCTCTAATTCAACAATACAGAAGGCTGTAAACGCACCTGGATATATTAATACatgtattttcttatatatGTCATTTGAGACCTCTTGAATCCACTTTCAATGTAAAAACAAGagtcaaaacaaacaagactGACCTTGACTACATTAGCTAGCTGTCAATGTCCTCACTAGTTGTCTCGTTACGATCCGCTAAAAGTAAATAAACTGCGTGAATGACGTGCCATATACAtttacacaaaacacatgttCAATACCTGGTGCTAGCTTTACATAAAAGTCAACAGAGGTGACTAAAGTGCTGCTAACGTTATGTTActcattgacttttttttatgtgtggcCGTTGGCCGTTAGTGAACTTACCGGTAAATGAAAAAGGAGTCGACTTCAAAACGGTTCAAGCCTTCAGAAAACGGCGGTTATCTTAAAATATAAACGTTGAAACTCGCATGACAGACCGAGGAGGCGTGTTTGTTGTTTGCtaataaagtttttttgacGCTCGTTTCCTGTTGAAAGTGACGTAATGACGTAAATATTTGTGCTGGGCCCCGGACTCTGACTGCCAGGCTCTGCAGCTCCCCAGATGTGTGCTCCTAAATCAAATAGCCATAGTAAGGTTTAGGTTTAATGACTTATGTCAAATATCATTAACTGCTGAAGGGGTTAGGCTACTGACCATGAGCCACAACGTCTCCAGTTTGTATCAATTTCAACTGACCTTTGTTTGAATAAAGTCATTTCGATTTGGTTTGATTtgattgtttaatttaattcccCATTGATTTCCTGCCTTCTCTCAACTTATGCCTTCAAACaaataatctctctctctctctctctctctctctctctctctctatctatctatctatttatttctaAAGTGACTGTAGGAACCATCAACAGTGTTGTTGTGAACAGAACAAGCTCATTTTTTAGGGGCTGAAAGGGTTTAAATCACTACATGAGTTGTATTGTTTATAGTCCACTATTCAGTATGTCTGTCATTTTTGTTCTGCATAGTTCTCAAGTAAGACTGACTTTATCCTTTGTGCTGCTTACATTATTATGTAAAGCAATGCAAAAAGTAATGAACTGACCAATGTACAACTACCATCACGCCTGGAGGACAACAACCGGTAATCCCTGTATTGTCAATAGTGAATAGTAAAGGCGT from the Centropristis striata isolate RG_2023a ecotype Rhode Island chromosome 16, C.striata_1.0, whole genome shotgun sequence genome contains:
- the rmnd1 gene encoding required for meiotic nuclear division protein 1 homolog encodes the protein MLLRTLWSRLGAQRPVERNPVYFCASACLSQPPKYESKPRTHSNWPAQRIFSRTYHLNTLHQQQRHIRHVLPVLGGSKSHGSALLAQPGRLTECGSGQKRFYSADLVKSVLKASLKPAATVPGKRVPKGPRTKQPSRANQPPLNVDMDMMQCIAFATADQYHLPTLGHDLMSHGFSEVDLPRDASNVLVISTDSAAKPDDDALMFFFREGSVVFWNVEDKTMKSAMRILERHELQPYEVALVHWENEEINYTVGEGNTKLERGNFILSDNMDQQETVLEKFAFSNALCLSVKLAIWEVFLDNFVDSIQTIPETLKSGKRVKLSSAEVMKKIGELFSLRHCINLRSDLLMTPDFYWDRENLEKLYDKTCQFLSINRRVNVVNEKLEHCSQLTDLMRSHLSEKHSLRLEWMIVILITIEVMFELAKMIF